One stretch of Armigeres subalbatus isolate Guangzhou_Male chromosome 2, GZ_Asu_2, whole genome shotgun sequence DNA includes these proteins:
- the LOC134215099 gene encoding N-alpha-acetyltransferase 35, NatC auxiliary subunit isoform X1 — protein MDSIQTDPQDLRLNADQSANALVGEPMEVVACGDVSDPSMNNALSWMVQREWKEITTEFFGCVKELKLGELIHDNMFGLFDAMSAIEMMDPKMDAGMCCNKEATPLNFQIAVESGKMKLQNLESQELIGIIDATYSCVVSWLEGHSMAQTVLTCLYLHQPDKIEDKAMKAFAVAIYKLINLIRSFILRARVYEEEDFQPSNYGYDMYVDMTETKACNMLKSAEEDWVKKAKEVEGAKEREEVNALVSRLKFTRLFLQCLVALYPTKISNVVRNVSPTKTEMIDIVKTLNGALELAQVMEKTIEFGTQPEANSDTPNPMGFSMMVNQRLLPPTFPRYTKIKERAICIQYLSELIHRLKHACKIVHCTNYHSALNFFMEFSKKFGPCLLSRSILQTLYLPLPNMVFGTKKLTEVLKESAKAFIAPPVLLSDNPLSTSPAAINCVDSFFAYNEHTFSVLFEICGYNRARQRDKLGIMLSNFANLQDEAERVDAYLHSLSMKHENPRQHLACFGTWVLYHCLRAMSFFLLSGLELELYSVHEYLYIFWYLYQFLFGWIVSALTRADTFLVEQDYVADVKNAKGSQKKPKAKKRKGKTDGKEIIFNQAMQNMCGGYYKALGGFIGEDRIPEPLPMFDNEKVRFEHRFAPFATLSTPPPMAYSDFKLMKTYLLKSPADELYAAAAKHFHEARVLLESYPNPDEEWHEIVKVAKMNFVMMNLLASGLNRQSKTPPEFDFSCHRFFPIIKQRK, from the exons ATGGATTCAATACAAACAGATCCTCAGGATTTGAG ATTGAATGCCGACCAATCCGCGAATGCACTTGTCGGAGAACCGATGGAAGTGGTTGCCTGTGGAGATGTTTCGGATCCATCTATGAACAACGCACTTTCATGGATGGTCCAACGCGAATGGAAGGAAATCACGACCGAGTTTTTCGGCTGCGTTAAAGAGCTCAAGCTCGGTGAGTTGATTCACGATAACATGTTCGGACTGTTCGATGCCATGTCCGCAATCGAAATGATGGATCCGAAAATGGATGCCGGAATGTGCTGCAACAAGGAGGCAACGCCGTTGAATTTTCAGATAGCGGTTGAG AGCGGCAAAATGAAGCTGCAGAATCTGGAGAGTCAGGAGCTGATCGGAATTATCGATGCCACTTATTCCTGTGTGGTGTCTTGGTTGGAGGGCCACTCAATGGCACAAACGGTATTGACCTGCTTGTATCTACATCAACCGGACAAGATTGAggataaagcaatgaaagcCTTTGCCGTTGCGATCTATAAGCTGATTAATTTGATCAGGAGTTTCATCCTGAGAGCCCGAGTGTACGAAGAGGAAGATTTTCAGCCTAGCAACTATGGCTATGACATGTACGTCGATATGACGGAGACCAAGGCTTGCAATATGCTAAAAAGTGCGGAGGAAGATTGGGTGAAAAAAGCCAAGGAAGTCGAGGGCGCCAAAGAGCGAGAGGAAGTCAATGCTTTGGTGAGCCGACTGAAGTTCACCAGACTGTTCCTGCAATGCCTGGTAGCACTTTATCCCACAAAGATTTCAAATGTGGTAAGG AATGTGTCACCAACAAAAACGGAAATGATCGACATTGTTAAGACGTTGAACGGCGCTCTCGAATTGGCACAAGTGATGGAAAAAACTATTGAATTTGGAACACAGCCGGAGGCCAACT CTGACACGCCTAATCCAATGGGGTTTTCAATGATGGTCAACCAGCGTTTATTACCGCCCACATTTCCACGGTACACGAAGATAAAAGAACGTGCAATTTGTATTCAATATCTGTCCGAATTGATACATCGGTTGAAGCATGCATGCAAAATTGTTCACTGCACCAATTATCACAGCGCTTTG AACTTCTTCATGGAATTCAGTAAAAAGTTTGGACCTTGTCTGCTATCCAGAAGTATTTTGCAGACTTTGTATCTGCCATTGCCGAACATGGTATTTGGCACAAAGAAGCTCACGGAGGTTTTAAAGGAATCGGCAAAAGCTTTCATCGCTCCTCCAGTACTACTTTCGGACAATCCATTGTCCACTAGTCCTGCT GCCATCAACTGTGTCGATTCGTTTTTTGCGTACAATGAACACACGTTCAGTGTCCTCTTCGAGATCTGTGGCTACAATCGGGCACGACAGCGGGACAAGCTGGGAATTATGCTGTCGAACTTCGCCAATCTGCAGGACGAAGCCGAACGGGTCGACGCTTATCTGCATTCGCTGTCGATGAAACACGAAAATCCTCGACAACATTTGGCATGTTTCGGAACCTGGGTGCTGTATCACTGCCTGCGCGCAATGTCTTTCTTTCTACTGTCCGGCCTGGAGCTGGAACTGTACTCGGTGCATGAGTATTTGTACATTTTTTGGTACTTGTATCAATTTTTGTTCGGCTGGATCGTGTCCGCGTTGACTCGAGCCGACACCTTCCTGGTGGAGCAGGACTACGTGGCGGACGTCAAAAACGCAAAAGGCAGCCAAAAGAAACCAAAGGCGAAAAAGCGCAAGGGGAAAACCGACGGTAAAGAAATCATCTTCAATCAGGCAATGCAAAATATGTGCGGGGGTTATTACAAAGCTCTTGGAGGTTTCATCGGTGAGGACCGCATTCCGGAACCACTGCCAATGTTCGACAATGAAAAAGTCCGCTTCGAGCACCGCTTTGCTCCGTTCGCTACGCTATCAACTCCTCCACCAATGGCGTATTCGGATTTCAAGCTTATGAAAACGTACTTACTTAAGTCCCCCGCGGACGAACTTTATGCTGCTGCTGCCAAGCATTTCCACGAGGCACGAGTTCTTCTGGAATCGTACCCGAATCCGGATGAAGAG TGGCACGAAATCGTCAAAGTGGCAAAGATGAACTTTGTAATGATGAACTTGCTGGCCAGTGGGTTGAACCGTCAGTCCAAGACGCCACCGGAGTTTGACTTTTCCTGCCACCGGTTCTTTCCGATTATTAAACAGCGCAAGTAA
- the LOC134215099 gene encoding N-alpha-acetyltransferase 35, NatC auxiliary subunit isoform X2, with protein sequence MDSIQTDPQDLRLNADQSANALVGEPMEVVACGDVSDPSMNNALSWMVQREWKEITTEFFGCVKELKLGELIHDNMFGLFDAMSAIEMMDPKMDAGMCCNKEATPLNFQIAVESGKMKLQNLESQELIGIIDATYSCVVSWLEGHSMAQTVLTCLYLHQPDKIEDKAMKAFAVAIYKLINLIRSFILRARVYEEEDFQPSNYGYDMYVDMTETKACNMLKSAEEDWVKKAKEVEGAKEREEVNALVSRLKFTRLFLQCLVALYPTKISNVNVSPTKTEMIDIVKTLNGALELAQVMEKTIEFGTQPEANSDTPNPMGFSMMVNQRLLPPTFPRYTKIKERAICIQYLSELIHRLKHACKIVHCTNYHSALNFFMEFSKKFGPCLLSRSILQTLYLPLPNMVFGTKKLTEVLKESAKAFIAPPVLLSDNPLSTSPAAINCVDSFFAYNEHTFSVLFEICGYNRARQRDKLGIMLSNFANLQDEAERVDAYLHSLSMKHENPRQHLACFGTWVLYHCLRAMSFFLLSGLELELYSVHEYLYIFWYLYQFLFGWIVSALTRADTFLVEQDYVADVKNAKGSQKKPKAKKRKGKTDGKEIIFNQAMQNMCGGYYKALGGFIGEDRIPEPLPMFDNEKVRFEHRFAPFATLSTPPPMAYSDFKLMKTYLLKSPADELYAAAAKHFHEARVLLESYPNPDEEWHEIVKVAKMNFVMMNLLASGLNRQSKTPPEFDFSCHRFFPIIKQRK encoded by the exons ATGGATTCAATACAAACAGATCCTCAGGATTTGAG ATTGAATGCCGACCAATCCGCGAATGCACTTGTCGGAGAACCGATGGAAGTGGTTGCCTGTGGAGATGTTTCGGATCCATCTATGAACAACGCACTTTCATGGATGGTCCAACGCGAATGGAAGGAAATCACGACCGAGTTTTTCGGCTGCGTTAAAGAGCTCAAGCTCGGTGAGTTGATTCACGATAACATGTTCGGACTGTTCGATGCCATGTCCGCAATCGAAATGATGGATCCGAAAATGGATGCCGGAATGTGCTGCAACAAGGAGGCAACGCCGTTGAATTTTCAGATAGCGGTTGAG AGCGGCAAAATGAAGCTGCAGAATCTGGAGAGTCAGGAGCTGATCGGAATTATCGATGCCACTTATTCCTGTGTGGTGTCTTGGTTGGAGGGCCACTCAATGGCACAAACGGTATTGACCTGCTTGTATCTACATCAACCGGACAAGATTGAggataaagcaatgaaagcCTTTGCCGTTGCGATCTATAAGCTGATTAATTTGATCAGGAGTTTCATCCTGAGAGCCCGAGTGTACGAAGAGGAAGATTTTCAGCCTAGCAACTATGGCTATGACATGTACGTCGATATGACGGAGACCAAGGCTTGCAATATGCTAAAAAGTGCGGAGGAAGATTGGGTGAAAAAAGCCAAGGAAGTCGAGGGCGCCAAAGAGCGAGAGGAAGTCAATGCTTTGGTGAGCCGACTGAAGTTCACCAGACTGTTCCTGCAATGCCTGGTAGCACTTTATCCCACAAAGATTTCAAATGTG AATGTGTCACCAACAAAAACGGAAATGATCGACATTGTTAAGACGTTGAACGGCGCTCTCGAATTGGCACAAGTGATGGAAAAAACTATTGAATTTGGAACACAGCCGGAGGCCAACT CTGACACGCCTAATCCAATGGGGTTTTCAATGATGGTCAACCAGCGTTTATTACCGCCCACATTTCCACGGTACACGAAGATAAAAGAACGTGCAATTTGTATTCAATATCTGTCCGAATTGATACATCGGTTGAAGCATGCATGCAAAATTGTTCACTGCACCAATTATCACAGCGCTTTG AACTTCTTCATGGAATTCAGTAAAAAGTTTGGACCTTGTCTGCTATCCAGAAGTATTTTGCAGACTTTGTATCTGCCATTGCCGAACATGGTATTTGGCACAAAGAAGCTCACGGAGGTTTTAAAGGAATCGGCAAAAGCTTTCATCGCTCCTCCAGTACTACTTTCGGACAATCCATTGTCCACTAGTCCTGCT GCCATCAACTGTGTCGATTCGTTTTTTGCGTACAATGAACACACGTTCAGTGTCCTCTTCGAGATCTGTGGCTACAATCGGGCACGACAGCGGGACAAGCTGGGAATTATGCTGTCGAACTTCGCCAATCTGCAGGACGAAGCCGAACGGGTCGACGCTTATCTGCATTCGCTGTCGATGAAACACGAAAATCCTCGACAACATTTGGCATGTTTCGGAACCTGGGTGCTGTATCACTGCCTGCGCGCAATGTCTTTCTTTCTACTGTCCGGCCTGGAGCTGGAACTGTACTCGGTGCATGAGTATTTGTACATTTTTTGGTACTTGTATCAATTTTTGTTCGGCTGGATCGTGTCCGCGTTGACTCGAGCCGACACCTTCCTGGTGGAGCAGGACTACGTGGCGGACGTCAAAAACGCAAAAGGCAGCCAAAAGAAACCAAAGGCGAAAAAGCGCAAGGGGAAAACCGACGGTAAAGAAATCATCTTCAATCAGGCAATGCAAAATATGTGCGGGGGTTATTACAAAGCTCTTGGAGGTTTCATCGGTGAGGACCGCATTCCGGAACCACTGCCAATGTTCGACAATGAAAAAGTCCGCTTCGAGCACCGCTTTGCTCCGTTCGCTACGCTATCAACTCCTCCACCAATGGCGTATTCGGATTTCAAGCTTATGAAAACGTACTTACTTAAGTCCCCCGCGGACGAACTTTATGCTGCTGCTGCCAAGCATTTCCACGAGGCACGAGTTCTTCTGGAATCGTACCCGAATCCGGATGAAGAG TGGCACGAAATCGTCAAAGTGGCAAAGATGAACTTTGTAATGATGAACTTGCTGGCCAGTGGGTTGAACCGTCAGTCCAAGACGCCACCGGAGTTTGACTTTTCCTGCCACCGGTTCTTTCCGATTATTAAACAGCGCAAGTAA